The window GGCCGGGCATCGTTTCGACCGCGCTCGCCAGGGTTACCTGAACCTGCTGCCGGTGCAGCACAAGAAGAGCCTCGATCCGGGCGACAACGCCGCCATGGTCGAGGCGCGCCGCTACTTCCTCGGTGCCGGCCACTACGCGCCGCTGGCTCGCCGCCTGGCCGAGCTGGCCGCCGAGCGCAACCCCGGCCGTTGGCTGGATATCGGTTGCGGCGAGGGCTATTACACCGCGCAACTGGGCGAAGCCCTGCCCCAGGCCGACGGCTACGCGCTGGATATCTCCCGCGAGGCAGTGAAACGCGCTTGTAAACGCGCCCCGCAGCTGACCTGGATGGTCGCCAGCATGGCCCGCGTGCCGCTGGCCGATGCATCCTGCCAACTGCTGGCCAGCGTGTTCAGCCCCATCGACTGGAAGGAAGCCACGCGCCTGCTTACTCCCGGCGGCGGCGTGCTGCGCCTGGGCCCGGCCCGCGATCACCTGCTGGAGCTGCGCCAGCGCCTGTACGACGAAGTGCGCGAGTACGTCGAGGACAAGCACCTCGCCGATCTGCCCGAAGAACTCAAGCCTGCGCACACCGAACAACTGAGCTTCAAGCTGCCACTGGAAACCCGCGAAGCCCGCGAGCACCTGCTGGCGATGACGCCCCACGGCTGGCGGGTCAACGCCGAGCGACGCGAGCGCATCCTGGCCGAGCCCTTCGAGGTGACGGTCGCGGTACGCTACGATTGGCTTGAACGCCAAGAACCCTGACACCGGCCTGAAACCGGCTTACGAGGACGCCATGCGCCAACCGGATATCGAGATCTACATCAAGGATGCCGACCAGGCCGCCGTCGCCGCCTGGCTGGAAAAGGCACTTGGCCCCTGCTCCGAATGGCGCGCCCAGGGCGAGACCTTCAAGTGCAGCGCCGGCAGCATTCCGGTGACCTGGCTGCCCAAGGCCGTGGGCAAGTGGAACAGCCTGTTCCTGGACAGCGATGCCACGCCGTGGGACGACGATGTCGCCTGCGCCCGCGACGCCTGTGCAGCACTGGAAGTCGAAGTGCGCTGCGCACCGGGCAGCTGGAGCGAGGATCAGGGCGAGGAAGACGCGGACCGCTGGCTGAAGGTGACCGCCGCGGGCGTCGAAGAGATTACCTGGCGCACGGGCTGATACCGGCACCGGCAAGGCTTTAAAAACAAAGGCCCGTCCATTGGACGGGCCTTTGTTTTCGGGGGCTCAGACCTTGGCGACGTCTTCCGCCTGGAGGCCTTTCTGACCCTGGATCACCGAGAACTCCACTTTCTGGCCTTCGACCAGGGAGCGGTGACCATCGCCACGAATGGCACGGTAGTGAACGAAAACGTCCGGACCGCTATCGCGTTGAATGAATCCATAACCTTTGGCGTCATTGAACCACTTGACGGTTCCGACCTCACGATCAGCCATTACCACACTCTCCAACTTGCCTATTATTTTTGGGTGGCCCCCGAAATGAGGACTTCAACGGTTCGTCCGACTGAACGTTTTCCTCATCATCCGACCCGGCTCAAGGCGCGTTGGAAGGTAATTCGAATAACGCCCGAAGGCGACCGCGATCCCGAGTATATAAATCAAAAGTTACAGCTGAAAAGCACTTTTTCATCAACTCCGCGAGCCTATGACCAAACAGGCCAAAGTGCCATTTTACGGGGCTTGCAGGGCCATTTTGGTGCTCGTTACCCTGCGTAACGAAAGTGTTTCGAACTTGGACTTCATCACAACTTTGCACGATGGTTCCGGGCGTTTTCGCAACACCCGGAACCTCTTTTCCGATCAGGGCTTGCACTTCTGCAACTCAGCCGTACGCCTTGCCAGAATCTCCGCTGCAGCGAAACCCTCATCCAGCTGACCTGCCGGCAGCCGCGAGATTTCACTGGCTGACCTGGTAACCCCGCCCCTGCATGCAACTGCCGTAGGCCGAACTCTGTGTGGCCTGCTGGTTGCGACGATCCTGGCGGCGCTCCTGGCGCTGGCGCGAGGCCCCCACCACGGCCCCGGCGGCAGCGACTTCGCCTGCACGGTTCTGCCGGTACTGCTGCTTGGCGTCGTCGCTGGCTCGGTCGTAGATCTCATCGTGCTGTTGACCGCGCACTTCGGCGCCGACCGCGCCAGCCGCCGCGCCCCTTGCCGCGCCGCGCACCCTCCCGCCGACGTGCGGGGAGCTGGAACCGCTCGCGGCGTTGGCGGCAACGCCGTTGCAGTAATCCATGTCCTGCTGCATCTGCTGGCTACTCTGGCCATTGAGCGGCACCACCGACTGAGCCCCCGCCGGCGTCACACAGGCCAGCGCCAACAGGCATCCAAAAGTCACTTTACGCATCGCTCCACCTCCATCGAATGGAACCCTGATCAAGCAGGATAGTCCCTGCCAACGCAGCGTTCGCTGCCGCCAGGCGGGCGACCGCGGCTTTGCCGCCCGCCCCCTGATCCGGCAAACTAACGCCCCTGAGCAATCGCTCGTTTTATTTCTGCCAGCCATAGGGCCTGTATGCCTCGTTACCCGTTCCGCCGCTTCGGTTTTGGTGCCCTGCGCCGCCTGCTCTACCTCTGGGTGCGCTCGGAAACCATCAACCAGTCGGCCTTCAGCCTGAAGATCGACCGCAGCAAACCGGTCCTCTACGTCCTGCAGCAGCCCTCGGTCAGCGACCTGGCGGTAGTCGACACCGAGTGCCGCAAGGCCGGCCTGCCGCGCCCGGTGATGCCGGTCGCGGTGGGCGAGTCCATCGAGCCCGCGGCCTTCTTCTACCTGACCCCGGAACCCGACTGGCTCGGCCGCCAGGACAAGCGCGGCGCACCGCCGGCGCTGGTGCGCATGCTCGGCGCCATTGGCCAGAACGGCATCGACGACGCGCAGATCGTCCCCGTCAGCGTGTTCTGGGGACAATCGCCGGATAGCGAAAAGAGCGCCTGGAAGTTGCTTTTCGCCGACAACTGGGCGGTGACCGGCCGCCTGCGCAAGCTGGCGCGCATCCTGATCCTCGGCCGCAAGACCCGTGTGCAGTTCTCCGCGCCCATCCACCTGCGCGAACTGGTAGAGCAGGACAAGGGCCACGCCCGTACACTGCGCATGGTGCAGCGCATCCTGCGGGTGCACTTCCGCAACCAGAAGACCGCGGTGATCGGCCCTGACCTCTCCCACCGCCGCACCCTGGTCAAGGGCCTGCTGCGTGCGCCGCTGGTGCGCCAGGCGATCCAGGAAGAGTGCGAGACCCAGAAGATTTCCCAGGAGAAGGCCGAGGCCACCGCGCTGCGCTACGCCAACGAGATCGCCGCCGACGTCTCCTACCCGGTGATCCGCTTCCTCGAAGTGACCCTGACCTGGTTCTGGAACAAGCTCTACGAGGGTGTGAAGGTCAATCACATCGAGCGCGTGCAGGACGTCGCCCAGGGCCATGAGATCGTCTACGTGCCCTGCCACCGCAGCCACATCGACTACCTGCTGCTGTCCTACCTGCTGTTCCGCAACGGCCTGACCCCGCCGCACATCGCCGCCGGCATCAACCTCAACATGCCCATCGTCGGCTCGATCCTGCGCCGTGGCGGCGCCTTCTTCATGCGCCGCAGCTTCAAGGGCAACCAGCTGTACACCGCGGTGTTCAACGAATACCTGCATACCCTGTTCAGCCGCGGTTTCTCCACCGAGTACTTCGTCGAAGGCGGCCGCTCGCGCACTGGGCGCATGCTGCATCCGCGTACCGGCATGCTGGCGATCACCCTGCGCAGCTTCCTGCGCGACTCGCGCCGGCCGATCGTCTTCGTCCCCGTGTACATCGGCTACGAGCGTGTGCTCGAAGGCCGCACCTACCTGGGCGAGCTGCGCGGGGCGGCGAAGAAGAAGGAATCCATCTTCGACATCTTCAAGGTCATCGGCGCGCTGAAGCAGCGCTTCGGCCAGGTCTGGGTGAACTTCGGCGAACCGATCCACCTTGACCGCTTCCTCGACCAGCAGCAGCCGGACTGGCGCAAGCAGGACCTGGGCCCGGAGTTCCGCCCGGCCTGGCTGTCGGAAACCACCCACCACCTGGCCCGCGACGTCGCCCGCCACCTCAACGACGCCGCCGCGATCAACCCGGTGAACCTGGTCGCCCTGGCCCTGCTGTCCACCACCCGCCTGGCGCTGGACGAAACCGCCCTGGCGCGGGTGATCGACCTCTATCTCGGACTACTGCGCAAGGTGCCCTACTCGCCGAGCGCAACCTTGCCCGAGGGCGACGGGCAGCAGCAGATCGAGTACGTGAAGAGCATGAACCTGCTCAGCGAGCAGAAGGACGCCCTGGGCCGCATCTGCTACCTCGACGAGCAGAACGCGGTACTGATGACCTACTACCGCAACAACGTGCTGCACATCTTCGCCCTGCCCGCACTGATCGCCAGCTTCTTCCAGAACAGCGGACGGATCAGCCGCGAGCAGTTGCTGCGCTACACCCGCGCGCTCTACCCCTACCTGCAGGCCGAACTGTTCATCCGCTGGAACCTGGACGAACTGGACGCCGTGGTCGACCAGTGGCTGCAGGCGCTGGTCGCCAGCGAACTGCTCAAGCAGGAGAACGACACCTTCATCCGCCCGGCGCCCAGCTCGCGCCAGTACGTGCTGCTGACCTTACTGGCCCGCGCCATCACCCAGACCCTGCAGCGCTTCTACATGGCCATCTCCCTGGTGCTCAACGCCGGGCAGAAGCAGCTCACCGCCGAGGAACTGGAAAACCTCTGCACCGTCATGGCCCAGCGCCTGTCGATCCTGCATGGCCTTAACGCGCCGGAATTCTTCGACAAGAGCCTGTTCCGCCACTTCATCCAGACCCTGCTGGACGAAGACGTGCTGCGCAAGGACGAGCACGGCAAGCTGAGCTTCCACGAGTTGCTCGGCGAGCTGGCCGAAGGCGCGGCCAAACGGGTGCTACCGGCTGAAATCCGCCTGTCGATCCGCCAGGTCGCGCTGGAGCGACCCAGCCAGGAAGAGCCCGCCGCGAACGAGCAGCCACCTGCCACCCAGGCCTAGCGCGCCCGTCGGCGCACCACGCCGCCAGCTTGACGCCCCCTGCCGCGGTCGATAGTTTTTTTGACACATCACCTATCGATCGCGGCCAGGGACGCTTCCGTGTTCAACAGGATTCTGTTCGTCTGCGTCGGCAACATCTGCCGCAGCCCCACCGCCGAACACCTGCTTCGCGAGTCCCTGCCAGGCAGCGGCATCGCCGTAGCCTCGGCCGGGCTTTCCGCCTTGATCGGCCACCCCATGGACAGCACGGCGCTGGCGATCCTCAGCGGTCACGGCCATCGTCCGGCTCCCCACCGCGCTCGCCAACTGAACCGCGAACTGATCCATGAAGCCAACCTGGTGCTGGTGATGGAACACAGCCAGATCCGGGACGTCATCCGCCTGTCGCCCGAAGCGCGGGGCAAGACATTCCTGCTCGGCAAATGGCTGCACAACCTGGAAATCCCCGACCCCTATCGCCAAGGCCCGGAAGCCTTCGAGCACAGCTATGGCCTGATCGAGCGCGCGGTGGAAAGCTGGGCAAATCGGCTGCCAAATCGACAATAATTTGACGAATAACAGAACTATCGTCAGATTTTTTACTCGCGCGTAGAGTAAAAAAGTCTACGCTGACTTCAGCGTGACCCTATTCCCGCAGTCTGGTCCCTCCAGGTAGTCGCTCAACGGCCTCGGAGCCCGCCTCAGCTTATGAAGACTCTTCGGATCACCGACGTCCTTCGGCGACGCTGCGGTAGCCATGGACCAGCGGCGGCAGGCGCGCGACGAAGTCGCAGCCCGGCGCGGAGACCCCACCTGGACACGGATGCCTTTGCGCACCTCGCGGGGCGAGCTCCCTGAGAGCCTGTCGCGCGGTACGTCAAATACAACCTCTTCAACTGTTAATTACCCCGCATGAGGCCCGCCCAATGAAGGTAGCCATAATCCACTATTGGTGGATGAGCAATCGCGGCGGCGAGGCTGTCTGCTCCGCAATCGCAGAGCTCTATCCCGATGCGGATATCTTCATTCACGTTTGCGATGAACAGGTCGTGCGTCAGGCATTACCTGCAAACTTCAAGGGAAACCTATACAGGACGTTCATCTCGAAACTGCCGAAGGCGCGCAAGCACTATCAGAAGTACCTGCCCCTCATGCCACTTGCGCTCGAGCAACTTGACCTCACCAACTACGACCTGA of the Pseudomonas sp. PSE14 genome contains:
- a CDS encoding putative RNA methyltransferase, with product MLICPLCREALTEVDNGVACPAGHRFDRARQGYLNLLPVQHKKSLDPGDNAAMVEARRYFLGAGHYAPLARRLAELAAERNPGRWLDIGCGEGYYTAQLGEALPQADGYALDISREAVKRACKRAPQLTWMVASMARVPLADASCQLLASVFSPIDWKEATRLLTPGGGVLRLGPARDHLLELRQRLYDEVREYVEDKHLADLPEELKPAHTEQLSFKLPLETREAREHLLAMTPHGWRVNAERRERILAEPFEVTVAVRYDWLERQEP
- a CDS encoding cold-shock protein is translated as MADREVGTVKWFNDAKGYGFIQRDSGPDVFVHYRAIRGDGHRSLVEGQKVEFSVIQGQKGLQAEDVAKV
- a CDS encoding YMGG-like glycine zipper-containing protein, with protein sequence MRKVTFGCLLALACVTPAGAQSVVPLNGQSSQQMQQDMDYCNGVAANAASGSSSPHVGGRVRGAARGAAAGAVGAEVRGQQHDEIYDRASDDAKQQYRQNRAGEVAAAGAVVGASRQRQERRQDRRNQQATQSSAYGSCMQGRGYQVSQ
- the plsB gene encoding glycerol-3-phosphate 1-O-acyltransferase PlsB translates to MPRYPFRRFGFGALRRLLYLWVRSETINQSAFSLKIDRSKPVLYVLQQPSVSDLAVVDTECRKAGLPRPVMPVAVGESIEPAAFFYLTPEPDWLGRQDKRGAPPALVRMLGAIGQNGIDDAQIVPVSVFWGQSPDSEKSAWKLLFADNWAVTGRLRKLARILILGRKTRVQFSAPIHLRELVEQDKGHARTLRMVQRILRVHFRNQKTAVIGPDLSHRRTLVKGLLRAPLVRQAIQEECETQKISQEKAEATALRYANEIAADVSYPVIRFLEVTLTWFWNKLYEGVKVNHIERVQDVAQGHEIVYVPCHRSHIDYLLLSYLLFRNGLTPPHIAAGINLNMPIVGSILRRGGAFFMRRSFKGNQLYTAVFNEYLHTLFSRGFSTEYFVEGGRSRTGRMLHPRTGMLAITLRSFLRDSRRPIVFVPVYIGYERVLEGRTYLGELRGAAKKKESIFDIFKVIGALKQRFGQVWVNFGEPIHLDRFLDQQQPDWRKQDLGPEFRPAWLSETTHHLARDVARHLNDAAAINPVNLVALALLSTTRLALDETALARVIDLYLGLLRKVPYSPSATLPEGDGQQQIEYVKSMNLLSEQKDALGRICYLDEQNAVLMTYYRNNVLHIFALPALIASFFQNSGRISREQLLRYTRALYPYLQAELFIRWNLDELDAVVDQWLQALVASELLKQENDTFIRPAPSSRQYVLLTLLARAITQTLQRFYMAISLVLNAGQKQLTAEELENLCTVMAQRLSILHGLNAPEFFDKSLFRHFIQTLLDEDVLRKDEHGKLSFHELLGELAEGAAKRVLPAEIRLSIRQVALERPSQEEPAANEQPPATQA
- a CDS encoding low molecular weight protein-tyrosine-phosphatase gives rise to the protein MFNRILFVCVGNICRSPTAEHLLRESLPGSGIAVASAGLSALIGHPMDSTALAILSGHGHRPAPHRARQLNRELIHEANLVLVMEHSQIRDVIRLSPEARGKTFLLGKWLHNLEIPDPYRQGPEAFEHSYGLIERAVESWANRLPNRQ